ACACAGgtaattaaaatgtacattctCTGAAGAGCTGAGATGGAGAggctttttgtattttgagaaTAAGGAGGAAATTGGCAAATTATCTGATTTCAGGCGATCCAGGAGCAGATCCCGACGACGGTCAAACTCCAGAAACAGGAGGCGCTCCAAAAGCCCACGCAGAAAACGCACCCACTCGAGAGACCGAGGCAGGCGATCTCCCAGCAGATCCAGGTGGGTTAAGCGTTCAGACTTCTTTATGGCAATCATAGCTAAAGATGTAGCTGACCTTCATCTAATTCatctacagagacagaaagaaggatGATTCAGGGAGGAGAAGATCCAAAACACCACCGAAAAGCTACAGCACAGCCAGAAGGTCACGCAGTGTGAGCAGGTGAGATTTGTATGAGCTCAGGCagaatgtaatttaaaaatgtgcgtGTATATATACAAACTTTTCTACTGCAGCCACCCAATCCTCTCAGTTTCTAAGTTGCAGAATAATATTCTTGGCTTTTTGTCCTGGTCTGCTACACAGGAGACGCAGGAGAAGTCGAAGCGGCAGCCGATCCCCTAAAGTGTCTCCTAAAAGGAGAATCTCCAGGTCTCCGTCTCCTAGAAGGTTGGTGTATTGATGCTTATTATTTGTATAAAACCAAAAACTGCATGCCTATTTAGGGTTTGTggtaatgatgttttttttttaacgtgtgTTGATTGAAACAAACTCTggtctgttttcctgtttggtTCAATACCTCACAGACAAGTATCTCAAATTTGTACTTAAGTTCACTACTTTTGTAAATGTGCTTAGCTACATTCCACCACTAGTGTAAAAACAGACCGGACCAGAACTTAAAAGCGAATCTTGGCTTCTATTCTTTGGTCCGGATCAGTAAATATCCTTTGTGTGGGTACATCTAGGGCATTCTATGACAACCCTGTCTcaccttttcctctcctcctcctacagacacaagaaggaaaagaaaagggataAGGAGAGGGAGCGCAACAGTGATAAAGATCGAAGTCGTGAGGAACCTGAACGCTCTTctagcaagaaaaagaaaagcaaagacaaagaaagggAGCGGGAGAGGAAATCagatggagagaagggagaCGTCAAGGTTGGTAAAGTAAGTTGGACACTCGGCGATCATTCCTACTCACTGTGAGCTTTGCTGTTCTGATGTAGAAAGACTTAGGAAGTGTTGATACTTTTGAATATCTCATCCAGTGGTTTCCTTTCACAGATCACCAGGGATTATGATGAAGAAGAACAAGGCTACGACAGTGAGAAGGAGCGTGAGGACAGGAAGGATTCTGACgactctgctctgtctcctcagtCAGTAGAAGGTAACGGTACAGCGCGGCTTGTGAAGGCTAAAGTTAATGGCGCTGACGATCGCCATGAAGAGGACATGGACGTTAGTGATTAAGCGGTCCGTCCTGGTTTGTCCAACATtatccctttttgttttgttgtgaacgTGTTAcgactttttttttgcccactgGGGTAAATCTACAATGTGAATTGAGCGtgaaatgtattgatttttcgTACAGAAGAGTcgtctacttttttttttgcaaatgcaGAATTGTTAGTTTGCCCAAAGACACTGTCACGTTGCTTTAAAATACCCAAATGCTTTTTTCCTCTACTAACGTAATCGGTTAAAACTGGAAGTaggctttgtttttcttgagcTTGTGTTGTCAGGTGTTGTCACTTTCTCGCTTATTGAATCTTtacattattgtttattgttgtggTGTGTTGCTCAGGCCTCTTTACGACATTTTCGACACATTTTTGCTTCTTGTCTTCTGAAAGTGTTGTTTTATCAATGATTTCTTTTATAATAAAGCCTAGTTGAAGGACAAAGTCTTTGAAGTTATTGTtcttgcagttttttgtttttttttattcctcgGGTACGGGAGCGTGATATGGATAAAGTCctccacattaaaatgtcattttgtattgtgatatattgatgttttttcaggtgaagtttcaaaGTCCAAAAAACCTTTTCAGGAGTATAACAGCAAAGCGATGTTGCAGCATTCATCTAAACTAGATGTATGGAAGTCCAGTACAGTAAACATTCCCAATCATGCTAAGAGTAtacttcacaaaaaaatgtatttataatgaTATTTTAACAAGACAAGCGCTGATTTGATTAGTAATTAACTGTTTTCTACTCATTTTCAAGTAAGAATGTTCAACATTTGATGGTTCCAGCTTTCCAAATGGAAAAAAGCTGCTTAAATCATATTCAGATGATTTGGGGCTGTTGGTCAGAATTAAAATTAAGATTCAAAATTAAGAGGAATCAAAAGATTGATCcagggctctgggaaattgtgatgagtaTCGTTTCTGATTTGGTAACATGTTACCAACATAATGTGCAGATTAATCAAAAGCGACAAGTCTGTTTTTGGCTAAACTAGCAAATAGATTAGTCAGTCATGACGCAACATAGCAAATAGTGTAAAGTACCTTGCTATACACTAGTCCTAAgctgaaagaaagtgaaaccccagtttaagaaaatgtgacaaataagTATTATTTTGAAGTCTCTTATACaatactatttttattataCTTGCACAAAGTCAGTTGAAACATGATGCTGGTGCTTTATTTAAAGGGATGTGAAGTAGGTATGGTTGCATTACATATTAGCTGAAGCCAGAGACAACTCAGTGGATCAGATCATTTTCCCACCTGGACAGTTTTGGGATATCCAGCAAAATTAACTTCACAGCTTGGTTTGCTCTCCTtggattgaaaaaaacaaaaacaaaactaaaaggaAAAGTGCGCAGACTACCATCGAGGAGAGATTTTATCAGCACTAAAAGGTGTTTCAAAGTGTTAGTGTTacaacttttcctttaatctaAATACCAGTAAGTCCTGCAGGTAATGTAACAAACGTTCAGAGAATATACCTTAAAGATGCATGTGATCCAGTAGGCCAACACAGCCATAGCATGCCTTAAATACTTAATATCAGTGCAGTATTAAACTAAGAACAGTTTACCTGATATCCCATCTGGGTTTCTCCCACATACAAACGTACATACAACGATCCTTGATACAGTACAATTACTCACTCACACGGAGCACAGAGTCCATACTATCACGACAAACATGGAGACGGTTGAGAGGTAACATGAGTGAACCTGAAAACACAGGAGACTGCGTCCTGCACAGGGGAAAAGGCTTTGATATCAGACTgttaagaatgttttttttttatgctaaaCTTTCTCCCAGCTGGTTAAAAACATTCTTaagtactgtaaatgtattgcTACACAGTGTTACTCCTTTTgagtatatatatttatatatagtacataatttataaatgaataTTAAGCTCAATTTGAGGATATAGCGATTATTTGTGATTCTTTTTGCTATGAATTACAGATAAGGTGTGAGTtatgtacagatgatggtgTCAGTGCAGTTTCAGTTATGAGAATTCATTGATCAGTtccaggggaggaggaggagatattaaaacagtgaggatgaggagtCCAGACTGCATCTTCTGACAGTAGCTCAGAGCAGTGGATTGAGCCGCTTGCGTGGTGAAAAGCGAGCACAATGAAACCTATCACTCATTTCACATGTAACGGCTGCCGATATGCATCTATAAGTGAGATGTAACATCTGCTTGCATTGATTTGCCTTGGAGCCATCagcaaaatgaagaaaaactgaTGAGTAAGATCATttctcaccttttcttttttttgtttaaacagataatatatatatatatatatatattaataaaacaatacatttcCTTATTCCAAttccttatttttgttttccacctcCAAAACCTATCAGCTCGCTGGTCATTTCCTCTTAGCGTcagatgtgtttacaggtcagaggtcgggGAAGCGACTGGGGTCTTCTTTGTATTCGTCGGGGATGACGAAAATAGACTCCTCAAATTCATCGTAGCGGAATTCCTGAAATGTGACGGTGGCCGTGATCGTTGGGAAGACGGGGATGTCTGcaagggagaaaaacagagacaacattATTTTTGGGATGTTTCCCCTTAAGCGCACCCactcagatgaaaacagaagtaGATTGTCGTGCGTACCAAGTTTGACAGGAAACCCAGGCGGAAGTTTCATCTGAACAAACTCTCGCAGTTTGTTGAAGTGCTTGAACGGGGCTATAACCTCCAACACGTTGAGTAacctgcaggcagagaaaaagGAGTCAGCAATTTGTTTAAAAGTCTATTCTGAGCAAGCATTTGCCGTTGGCTACAGACAAACTCACAAAGTCTGAGTAGGAACGGAAGAGATATTAGGTCAAACTCCAAATTCGAGATCTTGAGAGAATTTTCATGGTTCAAACTTCAGGACATTTTGCTACTTGAACAGGAGTATAAACATGTATGGAATGAAAACGTGGTTTTCAACCTTTCTGTATTGTGACCCTTTAGGTAGAAAACAAAGTCTTCTTCACAGGTCGAGTATGTAAAAGAGTTATGACAGCTCTGTTTTGATGTTAAGACACAGTGTGCTTTGAGGTAATGCAAatgtagcatgctaacatgaaaGTGCAAACATACACAGGCATTAAGTTTGCCATTTTAGTTTAACGTGTTAGCGTGGTAATATTTGCTAATTAACTAAAAGTAAATGTGAGACGGACTTTAAAGTTATTAGGTCATAACCATATATTCAAAATGACCCGATTGTAGCACTAGAGCAAAAGTAAGAGAATCACCAAAGACAATGGGAtacatcctctggggagcatgaTTGCCAACACACATGGAAACAGAtcatttcatggaaatccatcaGATAGTTGCAGAGTTATTTAAGTCTGAAGCAAAGTGTTGGACCACCAGACCAGCATTTCACTGGCTAAACAAATACgtgttgcagaaatgtttataaTCTTGCCACCTTAGCTTTCTCCTGAGACCCCAGGTTGGAAACCACTGgaataaatgaattatttgtaTCCTGACATATGAGCTTTGACAGACTTTTTTCCCTGAGGGTCCAGACAAACACTGGTTTTCTATTACAGTCACTCTACGGCCCAGTTGTATTAGATGGTGAGAATGAGTAGCGAGTCTGAGACCCACAATAATGTGATCAGCTACAAAACTAACTTCTTTTTAAACGTTGGTCTCTTGTTGGTGATTAATGActttaaactgaacattttaggAGTAggacataaaacatttttttaattataaaagCACAGAATGCAGAGGAAATAactaaatcaaattaaaaaaccATTAGCTATTACAACAGCTTGGTTGTTATTGTTAGCTCCATTAAGGTTCATTCAGTAGAGGAAATAAAGCAATTTACTACATTAGGTCCTAGTAATATTTTACAGCAATTCCTGTAACCCAGtagatgcaaaaacaaaaccctgtcCTGTTTTGAAGCCAACCTCCTCATCTTACTTGTGTAACATGCTTCTCCCTTACATGATCAAATTAGCATTCTTGGCTGCACAAAAATCAAAACTCAAATCTGTGCGCAGTTTAATTTTACATTGCTTACATATAAGAAACACGAAAATGTGCAGCAATGACCCTTTCACCCAGCAGCTATCATTAAAACTTAAGCTATTGTTACGATTTACTCCAGGGGTTTTCAAACGTATTACTCAAAGTTCTGGCATCTGATTTTATTCTGGGTCAGGGGCCCAGAACAACTGGCTATAATAAAACAAGATTTACTCATTTAATTGACTTCACATCGATCACATCTCACGTGTTAAGTATCTTAGTATTTTAAagatgctgcagtgaaatgtgaaaaggagAAATGGAAATGGGACCTCTTGTTCAAGAATATGGTTGAGTTggcaaataacaacaacagattaaatagattttattttcaaatctgCCTATATAGAAATAATTGGGggattatcatttcatcatctaaTTATCGAGAGGGTTATTGTTAGGGGGGTTAGGGTGCTGTCatgaaagaacaagaaaatgaTAACAAATATAGACTCTATCCTGTCAGCTTTCATGCACTTTCGAGATTTTCGAGTTTATGATGTGCACCTGAATGCAACATGAAGCCCCTCTGTGTGTCAAACTCCGACACAGACAGCAAAGGAGAGAAGCGTTGATGCAGTTCATCTATGGAGAGAAGCAGCCAGCCTATTGGCACACACATTAACGTGCCAGTGTTGTTGATAGCCTTTTCAGATTTACTCATCAAACAGATAATAGATCCAAATTTGGCTCTTGGTGGACTTTGATTCTGACTCAGACATATTCTTCTAACTACATTTACATGAGTTGCAGAAATAGTTAGTAATGAGATACAGAAAATGAGACACCATACgcattttatttctatttaagAGCTGACAGCAAATTATTCTCTATGTTGTTAATGCAAAAACTCAACAGCTGAGCTGAGTCAGGACCGACTTGCTGCTTGGTTGGATGAGGACCAGGGTCTAGACTTCGCGATGACCCGATTTtcactttatttgtatttaactACTCTACTTCCATCACTAGACAAAATAAAGCTTCTACAATGGATAACCAGTACGGGGCAAAGACAGCTGTCTGTATTAAGAACCCTGAATCTGCAAGGCTATCCACTTACAAACTGAACCCGAAACAGATTCCACAAGTGCAAAGATGCACCAAGGGTAAGGCATAAGTGAATACGAAATGAGAGGAATAAGGTGATTTTTCCTTCAAACAGCTCGAGCACACTGTGATTCTGTTGTCACACAGTGAAGCTGTTGATTTGCAATCGTCTCATCAGTCGGTACCCCACACAATCTGAGAAACCCTGGTATCTGCCTGGCCCAATTATCTGATCCACACTATTTAATCTCTGCGCCACCCCTTCACTAACGTCCCAAGTGTATCTGCGCATTCACCCAGGATCAATCTGTGCAGAAAGCTTTGTAAATAGATCTGAGGAGGGAGGGCTGTACTTACGACTCGATGCCTAGAGGGAAATCCTGGCTCATGGCTACGGTGGCTTTGAAGTTCTTCTTGCTTTCCTTACACACGAGCTCTCTCCCAAGATGAGGGGGCCTGAAGGTTTGaagggacaaacaaacacacaaagctttTTATAACCCATGACGGCTCACACGTGTTTCACACTCAGATTTTTCTTGCAACCACATAGATTAAATTTGTAATTATGACATCAACTGATGAAAGCGATATGCAGGCCACCATAGAAACTCAGTCGCACAACCCACATACAAAAGCTGTGTCCTCACTACAGTGGCCCAGGGTCTGAGTCCGAGCTGTGTCCCTTTGCTGCAGAtcatcccccctctcccccAATCCAGTTATTGTCATATCTCAGGCTGTCCAATCAAATAAAGTTATAAAAAAGCCCCCCAAACAAAGGCGAGATGCTTACTTTCCCTGCTCTGCAGTGATGTACTCTTCCCATGAAATGGTGTTGGGTGCTGGAGCTGTGAGGGACTGTCTTCTCGCAGGCTGGGCACAAGAAAATATCAGTCAGTGGCATATTCACAGTCCTCAGGGTACTGTAATATTTACCAACGGTAGACGAATCCAGAACACTCAATTCTTCCTCTCACCTCAAAGTTTTGTTCACTGATGCTCCCTCCTTTACTCAAGCTCTCCATGATGGCTTTATTCCTCAAGATGTCCTCCTCACTGAGGTGTTCTCTGCGCTTTCGTGACTCGAGCACCAGGCCGTTCACCGCGTAGAAGTCAGCCAGGAAGTTTCCAACCCTCTCctgagcagaaaaagaaaacatcagacattGGTGGATTAAGCAGGATTTACCCTGTTATTTTAAGAATTACCACTGATTTCTTAAACATGAAGCCTGATGGCTGGTCTGAGCTAACATCTTAGGAGACAAGACCTAAATTCTAAGTTCTCTTATCTTCATAGCAAAACAAATCTctttttaagtttataaaattACTAAACAGAGCAATTAGGTTACGAGCATTTTTCAGAATTAAAGGGCAACAAAACATATGGTTATGTTCTCTTAAGAACTCTTAAAATAATCCATAGTGCTATATATCCATCTAGATCGTTTTCATTTAAGTTactgagttttggagatgtgGGCCCTAGAAATGTCTACCATCTCTTGAATGTAATGGAGCTAGATGGCAGTCGGCTTGTGATGCTCTAAGTgcccaaaaatacatttaagaaacGCAACAGCACTGTCTCTTTCCATAAATCATGATGTGGTTACTTAACACTGTTGTGAGGAACATTTCTTTTCCTACTGCACTTCATCAACTGACAAATGCCAGGAGGAAGTGTACATCTActcatcttttttaaaatctatttctttggcactttgagcaccacaggCCGAGTGCCATCAAGTCCATTATATTAAAGATAAGGTAGGCATCTTGACAGTGGATATCTTGAAAACTCGGCAACTCACAGCAAATTAATCCTGATAGATAAATAGAgctacaggtgagaggaaagatatttatcattttggatttttgggGAGAACTGTCCCTTTCACCAGTCATTCCCACCCAGGGGGTCGAGACCCCTCCAAGAGGCAATGATGTCATTTCAAACAATAAAGTCTCTGTTAAATATCCTGCGTCTTCTTGGAGCTCTTTCATGTGTTTGATTACTACACTGGAGGAATCACTGTGTACAATGGCGCTTTATTGATATCTGTATTTTCTACTTGGTAATATTAGTACCTGCCCCAAAAACTGAGTATCAGTCAGGCTCAATTTGTAATGATTGAGCCCATAAATCACTCTgtaaactctttaaaaaaaagaccttgTGAAAATATAGATAACCAAGTTTTccttttctcactttcagtAGCTCTAGTACTGAGTTGTCCCATAAAGCTTACTGTTTTATCTTCTCTGAACAGCCAGCCGATCTGACTacgagagaaagagatggactTGGTGGACAGGGTTGCAGAGTAGACATCGCTGCTCATCAATATATCCACCTCTTCTTCCGTCTCCATCTCGGACTCCTTGGGGGCAGGACAGTGACAGTTACGCTGTGCGGCTCacatcaaacagctgatgatgCAAGGTGAAGCTGGTCGTACTGCTCACTCACCTCGTGGTGTATTCTTTGGTACACTTTTGCCTCATTGTCCAGAACCACAAAGGACTGGGAGGGCTCAGCATCACCGTTGAAAATGAAGCTGAGATCTCCGCGCTGACACTTCATATCGGTGAAGTCTATAAGAGTGGTGTCAAGTCTAAAtcaagagagaggaggagagcacaGTGTGAAGACTGTGACGTCCTAGTTTTTAGATCTAAAAGAAGTCTCTGACCTGAATAACGACCATTTGTTGCTTTTGAAAACTTGTTTCTCTCACAAGCACAGTATCAGCCTTTATCCACTACACTTAACAATAGGATTTCACATTTTACCTGATATTTATTCCCTGCTTGTAGATTTTACAGGCATCAGATGGCAGCATCCGGGACAACAAAGGcactaaagcaaaaaaaaagagtgtaaataaatatatctgtgGCTGGTGAACAAGTATTTCTAACTCTAGTTTCAACCTAACTGTGTAATAACTCACCCCAGCTCTGAAAGTCCCAGTGCAGCTCCAGATAAAAGTCTCCAAGCTACAGagaagacat
Above is a window of Acanthopagrus latus isolate v.2019 chromosome 21, fAcaLat1.1, whole genome shotgun sequence DNA encoding:
- the LOC119011254 gene encoding serine/arginine-rich splicing factor 11-like isoform X3, which encodes MPVFYFPVGSIPDEAKALSLLAPANAVAGILPGGGLLPTPNPMPNPPMGGNPFGAPNMDAMAAFGFPGPNMNPQAADQLLKFMTDPKLNPLAAGLNLSASLKADASNKEIEEAMKRVREAQSLISAAIEPGNKESKKKRTRSRTRSRSRRRRSRSRSRHRRSRSRSRRRSNSRNRRRSKSPRRKRTHSRDRGRRSPSRSRDRKKDDSGRRRSKTPPKSYSTARRSRSVSRRRRRSRSGSRSPKVSPKRRISRSPSPRRHKKEKKRDKERERNSDKDRSREEPERSSSKKKKSKDKERERERKSDGEKGDVKVGKITRDYDEEEQGYDSEKEREDRKDSDDSALSPQSVEGNGTARLVKAKVNGADDRHEEDMDVSD
- the LOC119010862 gene encoding ankyrin repeat domain-containing protein 13C-like codes for the protein MTGEKIRTLRKDHNKPNKNDEIMDTYDETSNGTIPNGTGNHFKSNKAFQKSVKTSALQQQQQLNANNINGNSPSIGTVVNDNNKNPIILTSEDLEFPVHECVFKADVRRLSSLIRTHSISQKDVHGNTPLHLAVMLGHKECALLLLAHNAPVKIKNAQGWSPLAEAISYGDRQMITAILRKLKQQSRESVEDKRPKLLKALRELGDFYLELHWDFQSWVPLLSRMLPSDACKIYKQGINIRLDTTLIDFTDMKCQRGDLSFIFNGDAEPSQSFVVLDNEAKVYQRIHHEESEMETEEEVDILMSSDVYSATLSTKSISFSRSQIGWLFREDKTERVGNFLADFYAVNGLVLESRKRREHLSEEDILRNKAIMESLSKGGSISEQNFEPARRQSLTAPAPNTISWEEYITAEQGKPPHLGRELVCKESKKNFKATVAMSQDFPLGIESLLNVLEVIAPFKHFNKLREFVQMKLPPGFPVKLDIPVFPTITATVTFQEFRYDEFEESIFVIPDEYKEDPSRFPDL